One window from the genome of Dermochelys coriacea isolate rDerCor1 chromosome 19, rDerCor1.pri.v4, whole genome shotgun sequence encodes:
- the IFNLR1 gene encoding interferon lambda receptor 1 isoform X2: MSTGRIRVLLALSSLQQILGSVALGQPTVPLSPPRNVMLLSKDFGMVLTWLPGEGSPPDVLYTVRYRRWDHLKHWEKVQHCRNISQTTCNLTCVPDLYNKFSARVKARSAGRRSPWVESGVMEYHFDVELAPPALKVSVTESTINVSATFPLASCVNEAFIGLKYDLDFWEAGTEDKKQYYDNMKQDKVTINTSGFSGNYCLSARASFQAIQLKHSKFSKPVCVLLKPKVMDWKFLVTIAVPLLILLFLCAAAASILCLCKQAAKREKRPQALDFSHFRAPGKILEKEPSEKEFFEEDLICMEKPALGGRSGPSVRNNVSLKASLLSLWEEEEEDDSSSFRPYTEMPQFPKRAPNCQAASMGHQESHLGSELGGSHLEGGSVSNLAGLEFSQLIWRRGSAEEDTSGFQDSEKSFFSESSSLGDFSLTEARYPATSGRGQHVGQGDAFLQVTVLMEGLNGKPLVSEDSEGFPLDGQLVCFQTLKLAEDEGIASDSDSFTACSEEDPPPLASVVSEIFETETQGKGDSLQQESNPKFKFQGYQHVRYMPRN; encoded by the exons ATGTCTACCGGGAGAATCAGAGTCCTGTTAGCTCTGTCTTCCTTACAACAGATTCTAG GATCTGTagctctggggcagcccaccGTGCCACTGTCCCCCCCCCGCAACGTGATGCTGCTGTCGAAGGATTTTGGCATGGTTTTGACGTGGCTCCCCGGGGAGGGGTCCCCGCCAGATGTGCTGTATACTGTGAGATACCGAAG ATGGGATCACTTAAAGCACTGGGAAAAGGTCCAACACTGCAGAAATATTTCCCAAACCACCTGCAATCTGACTTGTGTGCCAGACCTGTACAACAAATTCAGCGCCCGTGTCAAAGCCCGGTCAGCAGGGCGCAGGTCCCCTTGGGTGGAGTCGGGAGTCATGGAATATCATTTTGATG TGGAACTGGCTCCCCCGGCACTAAAAGTGAGCGTGACGGAAAGTACAATCAACGTGAGTGCCActttccccctggcctcctgtgTGAATGAAGCCTTTATCGGTCTGAAGTATGACCTGGACTTCTGGGAAGCCGGAACTGAAGACAAG AAGCAGTACTATGACAACATGAAGCAGGACAAGGTAACAATCAACACTTCCGGGTTCAGCGGCAATTACTGCCTGAGTGCCAGGGCTTCCTTCCAAGCAATCCAACTAAAACACAGCAAGTTCTCCAAGCCAGTGTGCGTGCTGTTAAAGCCCAAAG TCATGGACTGGAAGTTCCTCGTCACCATTGCAGTCCCATTGCTCATCCTGCTTTTCCTTTGCgctgctgctgcctccatccTATGTCTATGTAAACAAGCTGCCAAGAGAGAGAAGAGGCCTCAAGCTTTG GATTTCTCCCATTTCAGAGCTCCTGGGAAGATCCTTGAGAAGGAGCCCAGCGAAAAGGAGTTCTTTGAAGAAGACCTCATCTGCATGGAGAAGCCAGCATTGGGAGGGAGGAGTGGTCCTTCAGTGAGGAACAATGTATCACTAAAGGCTTCTCTCCTCTCActctgggaggaagaggaggaggatgacagCAGCAGTTTCAGACCCTACACTGAAATGCCTCAGTTCCCGAAGAGAGCTCCCAACTGCCAAGCAGCCAGCATGGGTCACCAAGAGTCCCACTTGGGCTCTGAACTGGGTGGCTCCCACCTTGAGGGAGGATCTGTGTCTAACCTAGCAGGGTTAGAGTTCTCTCAGCTTATTTGGAGAAGAGGCTCGGCCGAGGAGGACACCTCTGGGTTCCAAGACAGCGAGAAATCCTTCTTTTCCGAGAGTTCGTCCTTGGGAGACTTCTCTCTCACTGAAGCCAGATATCCTGCTACTAGTGGACGTGGGCAACATGTCGGCCAAGGAGATGCCTTCCTTCAGGTGACTGTGTTGATGGAGGGGCTGAATGGGAAGCCTCTTGTCAGCGAGGACTCCGAGGGCTTCCCTCTTGATGGGCAGCTTGTTTGCTTCCAGACTTTAAAGCTTGCAGAGGATGAGGGCATTGCAAGCGACAGTGACAGCTTCACCGCGTGCTCGGAAGAAGACCCACCGCCCCTGGCCTCGGTAGTAAGCGAGATTTTTGAAACAGAGACACAGGGGAAAGGTGACAGCTTGCAGCAAGAGAGCAATCCAAAGTTTAAATTCCAGGGATATCAGCATGTGCGTTATATGCCAAGGAACTGA
- the IFNLR1 gene encoding interferon lambda receptor 1 isoform X1 produces the protein MSTGRIRVLLALSSLQQILGSVALGQPTVPLSPPRNVMLLSKDFGMVLTWLPGEGSPPDVLYTVRYRRWDHLKHWEKVQHCRNISQTTCNLTCVPDLYNKFSARVKARSAGRRSPWVESGVMEYHFDVELAPPALKVSVTESTINVSATFPLASCVNEAFIGLKYDLDFWEAGTEDKQKQYYDNMKQDKVTINTSGFSGNYCLSARASFQAIQLKHSKFSKPVCVLLKPKVMDWKFLVTIAVPLLILLFLCAAAASILCLCKQAAKREKRPQALDFSHFRAPGKILEKEPSEKEFFEEDLICMEKPALGGRSGPSVRNNVSLKASLLSLWEEEEEDDSSSFRPYTEMPQFPKRAPNCQAASMGHQESHLGSELGGSHLEGGSVSNLAGLEFSQLIWRRGSAEEDTSGFQDSEKSFFSESSSLGDFSLTEARYPATSGRGQHVGQGDAFLQVTVLMEGLNGKPLVSEDSEGFPLDGQLVCFQTLKLAEDEGIASDSDSFTACSEEDPPPLASVVSEIFETETQGKGDSLQQESNPKFKFQGYQHVRYMPRN, from the exons ATGTCTACCGGGAGAATCAGAGTCCTGTTAGCTCTGTCTTCCTTACAACAGATTCTAG GATCTGTagctctggggcagcccaccGTGCCACTGTCCCCCCCCCGCAACGTGATGCTGCTGTCGAAGGATTTTGGCATGGTTTTGACGTGGCTCCCCGGGGAGGGGTCCCCGCCAGATGTGCTGTATACTGTGAGATACCGAAG ATGGGATCACTTAAAGCACTGGGAAAAGGTCCAACACTGCAGAAATATTTCCCAAACCACCTGCAATCTGACTTGTGTGCCAGACCTGTACAACAAATTCAGCGCCCGTGTCAAAGCCCGGTCAGCAGGGCGCAGGTCCCCTTGGGTGGAGTCGGGAGTCATGGAATATCATTTTGATG TGGAACTGGCTCCCCCGGCACTAAAAGTGAGCGTGACGGAAAGTACAATCAACGTGAGTGCCActttccccctggcctcctgtgTGAATGAAGCCTTTATCGGTCTGAAGTATGACCTGGACTTCTGGGAAGCCGGAACTGAAGACAAG CAGAAGCAGTACTATGACAACATGAAGCAGGACAAGGTAACAATCAACACTTCCGGGTTCAGCGGCAATTACTGCCTGAGTGCCAGGGCTTCCTTCCAAGCAATCCAACTAAAACACAGCAAGTTCTCCAAGCCAGTGTGCGTGCTGTTAAAGCCCAAAG TCATGGACTGGAAGTTCCTCGTCACCATTGCAGTCCCATTGCTCATCCTGCTTTTCCTTTGCgctgctgctgcctccatccTATGTCTATGTAAACAAGCTGCCAAGAGAGAGAAGAGGCCTCAAGCTTTG GATTTCTCCCATTTCAGAGCTCCTGGGAAGATCCTTGAGAAGGAGCCCAGCGAAAAGGAGTTCTTTGAAGAAGACCTCATCTGCATGGAGAAGCCAGCATTGGGAGGGAGGAGTGGTCCTTCAGTGAGGAACAATGTATCACTAAAGGCTTCTCTCCTCTCActctgggaggaagaggaggaggatgacagCAGCAGTTTCAGACCCTACACTGAAATGCCTCAGTTCCCGAAGAGAGCTCCCAACTGCCAAGCAGCCAGCATGGGTCACCAAGAGTCCCACTTGGGCTCTGAACTGGGTGGCTCCCACCTTGAGGGAGGATCTGTGTCTAACCTAGCAGGGTTAGAGTTCTCTCAGCTTATTTGGAGAAGAGGCTCGGCCGAGGAGGACACCTCTGGGTTCCAAGACAGCGAGAAATCCTTCTTTTCCGAGAGTTCGTCCTTGGGAGACTTCTCTCTCACTGAAGCCAGATATCCTGCTACTAGTGGACGTGGGCAACATGTCGGCCAAGGAGATGCCTTCCTTCAGGTGACTGTGTTGATGGAGGGGCTGAATGGGAAGCCTCTTGTCAGCGAGGACTCCGAGGGCTTCCCTCTTGATGGGCAGCTTGTTTGCTTCCAGACTTTAAAGCTTGCAGAGGATGAGGGCATTGCAAGCGACAGTGACAGCTTCACCGCGTGCTCGGAAGAAGACCCACCGCCCCTGGCCTCGGTAGTAAGCGAGATTTTTGAAACAGAGACACAGGGGAAAGGTGACAGCTTGCAGCAAGAGAGCAATCCAAAGTTTAAATTCCAGGGATATCAGCATGTGCGTTATATGCCAAGGAACTGA